Proteins co-encoded in one Actinomadura luteofluorescens genomic window:
- a CDS encoding DHA2 family efflux MFS transporter permease subunit, which translates to MKRWSGNPWAILLTLSLGFFMTLLDLTIVNIAIPSMIDKLDASLDEVLWVVNAYVLVLAVLLITAGRLGDLWGKKNLFIAGVALFTLSSLVCGISQDPAQLIAARAVQGLGAALLMPQTMSIIISVFPPERRGAALGVWGAVAGVSTIAGPTVGGLLVTSLDWRWIFFVNLPIGVLVLAMAVPILPGHTRTVRHRFDVAGVLLASAALFCLTFALTEGQKYQWNEGIWGLIAAGLALFVIFVVYQRGRQDREPLVPFSLFKDRNFTILNLVGAAVSIGMIGLFLPMTIYLQSVLGFSALKAGLVMAPSSLVSMLLAPVAGRMSDRIGGKFILMAGLTLYAVGMAWMVILAQVGTDWTAFIAPLVVSGFGIGGVFAPMATEATRNVPPRLAGAASGVNNTIRQVGSVLGSAAVGAVLQNRLASSLRDEAATRSAALPPDVRGGFVQSFADAAKGGLEVGAGQSGARQQMPPGVTPSVAHRVQELAGQVFSHGFVHAMKPTMWLPIGIVLLSAAACLTLKGHNAGTPVHKDAEPASVAS; encoded by the coding sequence ATGAAGAGATGGAGCGGAAATCCCTGGGCGATCCTGCTGACGCTCTCCCTCGGATTCTTCATGACGCTGCTCGACCTGACGATCGTGAACATCGCGATCCCGAGCATGATCGACAAGCTTGACGCCTCGCTGGACGAGGTCCTGTGGGTCGTCAACGCCTACGTCCTGGTGCTGGCGGTGCTGCTCATCACCGCCGGCCGCCTCGGCGACCTGTGGGGCAAGAAGAACCTGTTCATCGCCGGTGTCGCACTGTTCACGCTGTCCAGCCTGGTGTGCGGGATCTCCCAGGACCCGGCGCAGCTGATCGCGGCCCGCGCCGTGCAGGGGCTCGGCGCCGCGCTGCTGATGCCGCAGACCATGTCCATCATCATCAGCGTGTTCCCGCCGGAGCGGCGCGGCGCCGCGCTCGGCGTCTGGGGCGCGGTGGCGGGCGTGTCCACCATCGCCGGGCCGACCGTCGGCGGGCTGCTGGTCACCAGCCTGGACTGGCGGTGGATCTTCTTCGTGAACCTGCCGATCGGCGTCCTCGTGCTGGCCATGGCCGTGCCGATCCTGCCCGGCCACACCCGCACCGTCCGGCACCGGTTCGACGTGGCGGGCGTGCTGCTGGCCTCCGCCGCGCTGTTCTGCCTCACGTTCGCGCTCACCGAGGGCCAGAAGTACCAGTGGAACGAGGGCATCTGGGGCCTGATCGCCGCCGGGCTCGCCCTGTTCGTGATCTTCGTGGTCTACCAGCGGGGACGCCAGGACCGCGAGCCGCTCGTGCCGTTCTCGCTGTTCAAGGACCGCAACTTCACGATCCTCAACCTCGTCGGCGCGGCCGTCTCGATCGGCATGATCGGCCTGTTCCTGCCGATGACGATCTACCTGCAGTCGGTGCTCGGCTTCAGCGCCCTCAAGGCGGGCCTCGTCATGGCGCCGTCGTCGCTGGTGTCGATGCTCCTCGCCCCGGTCGCGGGCCGGATGTCGGACCGCATCGGCGGCAAGTTCATCCTGATGGCCGGCCTGACCCTCTATGCCGTCGGCATGGCGTGGATGGTGATCCTCGCGCAGGTCGGCACGGACTGGACCGCGTTCATCGCCCCGCTCGTGGTGTCCGGGTTCGGCATCGGCGGCGTGTTCGCGCCGATGGCCACCGAGGCGACCCGGAACGTCCCACCGCGCCTCGCGGGCGCCGCGTCCGGCGTCAACAACACGATCCGGCAGGTGGGGTCGGTGCTCGGCAGCGCGGCCGTCGGCGCCGTCCTGCAGAACCGGCTCGCGTCGTCGCTGCGCGACGAGGCGGCCACCCGTTCGGCGGCCCTCCCGCCCGACGTGCGCGGCGGCTTCGTGCAGAGCTTCGCGGACGCCGCCAAGGGCGGCCTGGAGGTCGGCGCGGGGCAGAGCGGGGCCCGGCAGCAGATGCCGCCCGGCGTCACGCCGAGCGTCGCGCACCGCGTCCAGGAGCTCGCCGGCCAGGTGTTCTCGCACGGATTCGTCCACGCGATGAAGCCGACGATGTGGCTGCCGATCGGCATCGTCCTGCTCAGCGCCGCCGCGTGCCTCACCCTCAAGGGCCACAACGCGGGCACGCCCGTCCACAAGGACGCCGAGCCCGCCTCCGTGGCGAGCTGA
- a CDS encoding TetR/AcrR family transcriptional regulator: MARPRKFDEGLAVEAAMRAFWADGYEATSTQELCAATGLGRSSIYNTFASKRDLFVKALTHYMDVRTTRLVDHLQGGEGTVRERLRAVMDWAAEPDGDDPSGCLVVNATVELGPHDPDIAERLERDRRRRFATLKAAIEDGMRAGEIDAAKDAGALAHFMISTISGIQVAARGGAGPDALRAVADTAMLSL, translated from the coding sequence ATGGCACGGCCGAGGAAGTTCGATGAGGGGCTGGCCGTGGAGGCGGCCATGCGGGCCTTCTGGGCGGACGGGTACGAGGCGACGTCAACGCAGGAGCTGTGCGCGGCGACCGGGCTCGGGCGCAGCAGCATCTACAACACGTTCGCCAGCAAGCGCGACCTGTTCGTCAAGGCGCTGACCCACTACATGGACGTGCGGACCACCCGGCTCGTCGACCATCTGCAGGGCGGCGAGGGGACGGTGCGCGAGCGGCTCCGGGCGGTCATGGACTGGGCCGCCGAACCCGACGGGGACGACCCGTCCGGGTGCCTGGTCGTGAACGCGACGGTGGAGCTCGGCCCACACGATCCCGACATCGCCGAGCGGCTCGAACGGGACCGGCGGCGGCGGTTCGCCACGCTCAAGGCGGCGATCGAGGACGGGATGCGCGCCGGGGAGATCGACGCCGCGAAGGACGCGGGCGCGCTGGCGCACTTCATGATCTCGACGATCAGCGGCATCCAGGTGGCCGCGCGGGGCGGCGCCGGCCCCGACGCCCTCAGGGCCGTCGCGGACACCGCGATGCTCTCCCTCTGA
- the mshB gene encoding N-acetyl-1-D-myo-inositol-2-amino-2-deoxy-alpha-D-glucopyranoside deacetylase, protein MKEPRILFVHAHPDDESIGTGASMAKYAAEGAHVCLVTCTLGEEGEVIPEDLRHLASDKEDALGEYRIGELAAACEALGVRDHRFLGGPGRWRDSGMMGAPTNDDPRCFWQADVTTAARDLVTVIREVRPQVIVTYDERGNYGHPDHIQANRVTWRAFELAADPAHEDGAEPWRAAKVYAYAAPRTVLARAIAVMREARLPFARVAGLEELGSGVPDGEVTTVVDARAHLPAKLAALRAHHTQITVAPEQVGPFFALSNNLGQQAFGTEYFILQAGELGPVGSGRRERDLFAGLASAGD, encoded by the coding sequence ATGAAGGAGCCGCGGATCCTGTTCGTCCACGCCCATCCGGACGACGAGTCCATCGGGACCGGGGCGAGCATGGCCAAATACGCCGCCGAGGGCGCCCACGTCTGCCTCGTCACCTGCACGTTGGGCGAGGAGGGCGAGGTCATCCCCGAAGATCTGCGCCACCTGGCCTCCGACAAGGAGGACGCCCTCGGCGAGTACCGGATCGGCGAGCTCGCCGCGGCCTGCGAGGCGCTCGGCGTCCGGGACCACCGCTTCCTCGGCGGTCCGGGTCGCTGGCGCGACTCCGGCATGATGGGCGCCCCCACGAACGACGACCCGCGCTGCTTCTGGCAGGCGGACGTCACGACCGCCGCGCGGGACCTGGTGACCGTCATCCGGGAGGTCCGCCCGCAGGTGATCGTCACCTATGACGAGCGCGGCAACTACGGCCACCCCGACCACATCCAGGCGAACCGCGTCACGTGGCGGGCGTTCGAGCTGGCCGCCGACCCCGCCCACGAGGACGGCGCCGAGCCGTGGCGGGCGGCCAAGGTCTACGCCTACGCGGCCCCGCGCACGGTCCTCGCCCGCGCGATCGCGGTGATGCGGGAGGCCCGGCTGCCGTTCGCGCGCGTCGCCGGGCTGGAGGAGCTCGGCTCCGGCGTCCCGGACGGGGAGGTCACCACGGTCGTGGACGCGCGCGCCCACCTGCCCGCCAAGCTGGCCGCGCTGCGCGCCCACCACACCCAGATCACGGTCGCGCCCGAGCAGGTCGGGCCGTTCTTCGCGCTGTCGAACAACCTGGGGCAGCAGGCGTTCGGCACCGAGTACTTCATCCTCCAGGCGGGCGAGCTCGGCCCGGTCGGCTCCGGCCGCCGCGAGCGGGACCTGTTCGCCGGTCTGGCGAGCGCGGGGGACTGA
- a CDS encoding PadR family transcriptional regulator: MSRPITPLALTVLRMLCDGPMHPYEMQQRIRDHAYDQAVKITHGSLYHSVERLAAGGLIEPLETSREGRRPERTVYAVTSAGRDAAQFRLAELLVRPAEEFPLFGTALAFINLLPEDEVARLLRNRAIALEAAVAGHQTAHDSLRKQGIERYKLIDQEWLIARLRCELDYVRALVGDLESGRLTFNDTEPRAICHPRPRPRRTDEMGA; this comes from the coding sequence ATGTCCCGACCCATCACGCCGCTCGCGCTGACCGTGCTGCGCATGCTGTGCGACGGGCCCATGCACCCCTACGAGATGCAGCAGCGCATCCGCGACCACGCCTACGACCAGGCCGTGAAGATCACGCACGGGTCGCTCTACCACTCGGTGGAGCGGCTCGCCGCGGGCGGGCTGATCGAGCCGCTGGAGACCAGCCGGGAGGGCCGCCGGCCCGAGCGCACCGTCTACGCCGTCACCAGCGCCGGGCGCGACGCGGCGCAGTTCCGGCTCGCCGAGCTGCTCGTCCGCCCCGCGGAGGAGTTCCCGCTGTTCGGCACCGCCCTGGCGTTCATCAACCTGCTCCCCGAGGACGAGGTCGCCCGGCTCCTGCGCAACCGGGCCATCGCCCTGGAGGCGGCGGTCGCGGGGCACCAGACCGCGCACGACTCGCTCCGCAAGCAGGGCATCGAACGCTACAAGCTGATCGACCAGGAGTGGCTGATCGCGCGCCTGCGCTGCGAGCTCGACTACGTGCGGGCGCTCGTCGGGGACCTGGAGTCCGGCCGGCTCACCTTCAACGACACCGAGCCGCGGGCCATCTGCCACCCGCGGCCTCGGCCACGACGCACCGACGAGATGGGGGCCTGA
- a CDS encoding M6 family metalloprotease domain-containing protein, with amino-acid sequence MRAKKILLVPAAVMGLVVGLAAVPAAAQPGPRVPKPTANPWQMRHWPQTQPWQRAQPSAQAFAAGAPRPIDPQNYELPDTMTWDDYTAIPGTSWADPARKGSVRNFNVAVVLADYANQPFEVTQPVNSSVFGNPVKVGDVPRAQVAKFYQDLLNKPQDLNHGHTLHEYWMEDSGGRFGVNLTGFGAYQMPAKDHEYGVDGMQGGTGCPAGDTCNRDLRKDARDAWVADVGEEAAGKFDFVFFLSAGQDESSTWQEFGEMKFGTKEQVPDEWGPGDPGLTNWVKTRYVPWTSWQAGSTIWPNAIPGVSSTQAESSGMSVYAHEFSHILGIGDNYNNPYGDPPRRAYSGPWDMLSRGTFNGPGGPHSRWTIPATGGGSMGAQHMLRNKLKLGMVDGGNVLQLSRDALAASGMVVANVTARSVDPGKGGLTGINVKLGEGGDKSPKCDTGTDPLCDGGGYDNYTLEVVDRMGTDSFTPDSGVLLAKTKDQDRAPFIWVEDANPQDIDKVDFVLPDGTPKKMTIGDYRQLSDALYHAGTNSGSEYEYVDQANRLHFYVLNLRRDRKGVLSYTVAVGSLDGAGPQRRGVRVDSGPARPTGAGWTKCTMALTNTGRGGDGRQGSDVFRLKAAVSGDGWTTWLPNELATAPANGRTMVEVWAKAKPGAARHARLSLTGTSESDPSKSDSGTCALR; translated from the coding sequence ATGCGCGCCAAGAAGATTCTGCTGGTGCCCGCGGCGGTGATGGGGCTGGTCGTGGGACTCGCGGCCGTCCCGGCCGCCGCGCAGCCGGGGCCCCGGGTCCCGAAACCGACCGCGAACCCCTGGCAGATGCGGCACTGGCCGCAGACGCAGCCGTGGCAGCGGGCGCAGCCGTCCGCCCAGGCGTTCGCGGCGGGCGCCCCGCGCCCGATCGACCCCCAGAACTACGAGCTTCCCGACACGATGACCTGGGACGACTACACCGCGATCCCGGGCACCTCGTGGGCGGACCCGGCCCGCAAGGGGTCGGTGCGCAACTTCAACGTCGCGGTCGTCCTCGCCGACTACGCGAACCAGCCGTTCGAGGTCACGCAGCCGGTCAACTCGTCGGTCTTCGGCAACCCGGTCAAGGTCGGCGACGTGCCGCGCGCGCAGGTGGCGAAGTTCTACCAGGACCTCCTCAACAAGCCGCAGGACCTGAACCACGGCCACACCCTCCACGAGTACTGGATGGAGGACTCCGGCGGCCGGTTCGGCGTGAACCTGACGGGGTTCGGCGCCTACCAGATGCCCGCCAAGGACCACGAGTACGGCGTGGACGGCATGCAGGGCGGAACGGGATGCCCGGCCGGCGACACCTGCAACCGCGACCTGCGCAAGGACGCGCGGGACGCGTGGGTCGCCGACGTCGGCGAGGAGGCGGCGGGCAAGTTCGACTTCGTCTTCTTCCTCAGCGCCGGGCAGGACGAGTCGTCCACCTGGCAGGAGTTCGGCGAGATGAAGTTCGGCACGAAGGAGCAGGTGCCGGACGAGTGGGGGCCGGGCGACCCGGGCCTGACGAACTGGGTGAAGACCCGGTACGTCCCCTGGACGTCCTGGCAGGCCGGCTCGACGATCTGGCCGAACGCCATCCCGGGCGTCTCCTCGACGCAGGCCGAGAGCTCCGGCATGTCGGTGTACGCCCACGAGTTCAGCCACATCCTCGGCATCGGCGACAACTACAACAACCCCTACGGCGACCCGCCGCGCCGCGCCTACAGCGGCCCGTGGGACATGCTCAGCCGCGGCACGTTCAACGGGCCGGGCGGACCGCACAGCCGGTGGACGATCCCGGCGACGGGCGGCGGGTCCATGGGCGCGCAGCACATGCTCCGCAACAAGCTGAAGCTCGGCATGGTGGACGGCGGCAACGTGCTCCAGCTCAGCCGGGACGCCCTCGCCGCGTCCGGGATGGTCGTGGCCAACGTGACCGCCCGGTCGGTCGACCCGGGCAAGGGCGGCCTCACCGGCATCAACGTCAAGCTCGGCGAGGGCGGCGACAAGAGCCCCAAGTGCGACACCGGCACCGACCCGCTGTGCGACGGCGGCGGCTACGACAACTACACCCTCGAAGTCGTCGACCGGATGGGCACCGACTCCTTCACGCCCGACTCCGGCGTCCTGCTCGCCAAGACCAAGGACCAGGACCGCGCCCCGTTCATCTGGGTCGAGGACGCCAACCCGCAGGACATCGACAAGGTCGACTTCGTCCTGCCCGACGGCACCCCGAAGAAGATGACGATCGGCGACTACCGGCAGCTCTCGGACGCGCTCTACCACGCAGGGACGAACTCCGGCAGCGAGTACGAGTACGTCGACCAGGCGAACCGGCTGCATTTCTACGTCCTGAACCTCAGGCGTGACCGCAAGGGCGTCCTGTCCTACACGGTCGCGGTCGGCTCGCTGGACGGTGCCGGGCCGCAGAGGCGCGGCGTGCGGGTCGACTCCGGCCCCGCCCGGCCGACCGGCGCGGGCTGGACGAAGTGCACGATGGCGCTCACCAACACGGGCCGGGGCGGCGACGGCCGCCAGGGCTCCGACGTGTTCCGCCTCAAGGCGGCCGTGTCCGGTGACGGCTGGACGACGTGGCTGCCGAACGAGCTGGCCACCGCCCCGGCGAACGGCCGCACGATGGTCGAGGTCTGGGCGAAGGCGAAGCCGGGCGCGGCCCGCCACGCGCGGCTCAGCCTGACCGGGACCTCGGAGAGCGACCCGTCGAAGTCCGACTCGGGGACGTGCGCCCTGCGCTGA
- a CDS encoding LCP family protein, with translation MIIGCGGLAVGLVLLLAGGLYVLQRFYDGEVRRVAGALPTAGGRPSSSGRGENWLLIGSDRRADMPSMGARADTIMLVHLSGRGDRVSVIAIPRDGWVPVPGHGPTKINAAFAYGGPSLLIRTVEQLTRVRVDHYAALDFGGFVKMTDALGGVDVTVTKTTHDPMHDRTWQAGRHHLDGVEALDFVRQRWNLPGGDLDRIKRQQAFLHALAAKALDTRNPIKIDRFVRAATRSATVDDSVTSGTLRGLAHRLLRTSLMEYLTAPVDRTAERDGQSVVLLDDEGVRELFTAVREDRVGDYVSRNGAANTVDSVR, from the coding sequence GTGATCATCGGATGCGGGGGGCTGGCCGTCGGCCTCGTGCTGCTGCTCGCGGGCGGTCTCTACGTCCTGCAGCGCTTCTACGACGGCGAGGTCAGGCGCGTCGCGGGCGCGCTGCCGACCGCCGGCGGGCGCCCCTCCTCCAGCGGGCGCGGCGAGAACTGGCTGCTGATCGGGTCCGACCGGCGCGCCGACATGCCCTCGATGGGCGCCCGCGCCGACACGATCATGCTGGTGCACCTGTCCGGGCGCGGCGACCGGGTGTCGGTGATCGCCATTCCCCGGGACGGCTGGGTGCCCGTCCCCGGGCACGGCCCCACCAAGATCAACGCGGCGTTCGCCTACGGCGGGCCGTCGCTGCTGATCCGGACGGTGGAGCAGCTCACCCGCGTCCGCGTAGACCACTACGCCGCCCTGGACTTCGGCGGGTTCGTGAAGATGACCGACGCCCTCGGCGGCGTGGACGTCACCGTCACCAAGACGACCCACGACCCCATGCACGACCGGACCTGGCAGGCCGGACGGCACCACCTGGACGGCGTCGAGGCGCTCGACTTCGTCCGGCAGCGCTGGAACCTGCCGGGCGGCGACCTCGACCGGATCAAGCGGCAGCAGGCGTTCCTGCACGCGCTCGCCGCCAAGGCGCTGGACACCCGCAACCCGATCAAGATCGACCGGTTCGTGCGGGCCGCGACGCGCTCGGCCACCGTGGACGACTCGGTCACGTCCGGGACGCTGCGCGGGCTGGCGCACCGGCTGCTCCGGACGTCGCTGATGGAGTACCTGACGGCCCCCGTCGACCGGACGGCCGAACGCGACGGGCAGAGCGTCGTCCTCCTCGACGACGAGGGCGTCAGAGAGCTGTTCACCGCGGTCCGGGAGGACCGGGTGGGCGACTACGTGTCCCGCAACGGCGCCGCCAACACCGTGGACTCCGTGCGCTGA
- a CDS encoding Lrp/AsnC family transcriptional regulator — MRLDELDRRIVARLLEDGRASYAQIGDKVGLSAPAVKRRVDRLRADGVINGFAAVVDPAALGWTTEAFIEIFCTGATSPEQIYSSVRGHPEVVAAYTISGDASALVHVRARDIQHLEQALERLRREDNITATKTAIVLSRLIGRPTDAPSA; from the coding sequence TTGCGTCTTGACGAGCTCGACCGGCGAATCGTTGCGCGTCTGCTGGAGGACGGGCGTGCCTCGTACGCGCAGATCGGAGACAAGGTGGGGCTGTCGGCCCCCGCGGTGAAGCGGCGCGTCGACCGGCTCCGCGCGGACGGTGTGATCAACGGCTTCGCGGCCGTGGTCGACCCGGCCGCGCTCGGCTGGACGACCGAGGCGTTCATCGAGATCTTCTGCACCGGGGCGACGTCCCCCGAGCAGATCTACTCCAGCGTGCGCGGCCATCCCGAGGTCGTCGCGGCGTACACGATCAGCGGGGACGCCAGCGCGCTCGTGCACGTGCGGGCCCGCGACATCCAGCATCTGGAGCAGGCCCTCGAACGGCTGCGCCGCGAGGACAACATCACCGCGACGAAGACGGCGATCGTGCTGTCCCGGCTCATCGGCCGCCCGACCGACGCGCCGTCGGCCTGA
- a CDS encoding Cmx/CmrA family chloramphenicol efflux MFS transporter has protein sequence MPLAVYVLGMAIFAQGTSELMLAGLLPGMAHDLGVSVPAAGWLISAFAIGMLAGAPPLAVLTLRWPHRRAMLAFLAVFALTHVVSALTPGYWTLFAMRIVGAIVYAGFWAVAAATAVNLVPRDARGKAMGVVAGGLTVAAIVGLPAGTVVGQHLGWRAAFWAVAAMSAAAMAGVVATIPAARPDAAPPRVRDEVRAMAVPRLWLLYGTTAVATSGLLAVFGYLGAFLTETTGIAEAWVPGVLALYGAGALIGITLGGRTADRWGVQTLYAGFAGLTVVSVLLALTARSPLPVVVLVFLLGFVGFGTNPTLNSRAFGLVDGASTLVAAGNVVAFNIGITVGPWLGGLAIGAGRGYPSTAWIGAALGAAAIGTVAIGARTRGGARRRSAGEAEPARSTISA, from the coding sequence ATGCCACTGGCCGTCTACGTGCTGGGGATGGCGATCTTCGCGCAGGGCACCTCGGAGCTGATGCTGGCGGGGCTGCTGCCGGGCATGGCGCACGACCTCGGCGTGTCCGTGCCGGCCGCCGGGTGGCTGATCTCGGCGTTCGCGATCGGGATGCTGGCCGGGGCGCCGCCGCTCGCCGTCCTGACGCTGCGCTGGCCGCACCGGCGGGCGATGCTGGCGTTCCTCGCGGTGTTCGCGCTGACGCACGTGGTCAGCGCGCTCACGCCGGGGTACTGGACGCTGTTCGCGATGCGGATCGTCGGCGCGATCGTGTACGCGGGGTTCTGGGCGGTGGCGGCGGCGACCGCCGTGAACCTCGTACCGCGCGACGCGCGCGGGAAGGCGATGGGCGTCGTCGCGGGCGGCCTCACGGTCGCGGCGATCGTGGGACTGCCCGCCGGGACGGTGGTCGGGCAGCATCTCGGCTGGCGGGCGGCGTTCTGGGCGGTGGCGGCGATGTCGGCCGCCGCGATGGCGGGCGTGGTCGCGACGATCCCCGCCGCGCGGCCGGACGCCGCGCCGCCCCGGGTGCGGGACGAGGTGCGCGCGATGGCCGTCCCCCGCCTGTGGCTGCTGTACGGGACGACGGCCGTGGCCACGAGCGGGCTCCTCGCCGTCTTCGGCTACCTGGGCGCGTTCCTGACGGAGACGACGGGCATCGCGGAGGCGTGGGTCCCCGGCGTGCTGGCGCTCTACGGAGCCGGCGCGCTCATCGGGATCACGCTCGGCGGGCGGACGGCCGACCGGTGGGGCGTCCAGACGCTGTACGCGGGCTTCGCCGGACTCACCGTCGTGTCCGTGCTGCTCGCCCTGACGGCGAGATCGCCCCTTCCCGTGGTGGTCCTGGTGTTCCTCCTCGGGTTCGTCGGATTCGGGACGAACCCGACCCTCAACTCGCGGGCGTTCGGGCTGGTGGACGGCGCGTCGACGCTGGTCGCGGCCGGGAACGTCGTCGCGTTCAACATCGGCATCACGGTGGGCCCGTGGCTCGGCGGGCTCGCGATCGGCGCGGGGAGGGGCTACCCGTCCACGGCCTGGATCGGGGCGGCCCTCGGTGCCGCGGCGATCGGCACCGTGGCGATCGGCGCCCGCACGCGCGGCGGGGCCCGGAGGCGCTCCGCAGGGGAGGCCGAGCCGGCCAGGTCCACGATCAGCGCGTGA
- the rraA gene encoding ribonuclease E activity regulator RraA, protein MDFATADLIDDFGDELRSCETQFRQYGARTAFAGPVATVRCHRDNGLVKRRLGTPGEGRVLVVDGAGSLASALMGDMIAASAVAGGWAGVVINGAVRDVAALRGMDLGVKALGSNPRKSAKDGAGETDVPVAFGGVEFRPGDWLYSDEDGIVVAERELPL, encoded by the coding sequence ATGGACTTCGCGACCGCTGACCTCATCGACGACTTCGGGGACGAGCTGCGCAGCTGCGAGACGCAGTTCCGGCAGTACGGCGCGCGGACGGCGTTCGCCGGTCCGGTCGCGACCGTCCGCTGCCACCGCGACAACGGCCTGGTGAAGCGGCGGCTGGGCACCCCGGGGGAGGGCCGGGTACTGGTCGTGGACGGTGCCGGGTCGCTGGCGTCCGCGCTGATGGGCGACATGATCGCCGCCTCGGCGGTGGCGGGCGGCTGGGCCGGGGTCGTGATCAACGGCGCGGTCCGGGACGTGGCGGCGCTGCGCGGGATGGACCTCGGCGTGAAGGCCCTCGGATCGAACCCGCGCAAGAGCGCCAAGGACGGCGCGGGCGAGACCGACGTCCCGGTGGCGTTCGGCGGCGTGGAGTTCCGTCCGGGCGACTGGCTCTACAGCGACGAGGACGGCATCGTCGTCGCGGAGCGCGAACTCCCGCTCTGA
- the rocD gene encoding ornithine--oxo-acid transaminase — protein sequence MSEDHSAHNYHPLPIVVAEADGVWLTDAEGRRYLDMLAAYSAVNFGHRNPRLTEAARRQLDRVTLVSRAFDHDQFGPFVTELAELCGKDMVLPMNSGAEAVETALKTARKWGYEVKGVPAGEANIIAFEGNFHGRTTTIISFSTDPDAHDSYGPYTPGFRTVPYGDVEALKAAMDANTVGVLIEPIQGEAGVNVPPSGFLRAVRELCTAGGALMIADEIQSGLGRTGTTFAVEHEDVVPDVYILGKALGGGIMPVSAVVADRDVLGVFRPGQHGSTFGGNPLACAIGREVIAILKSGEYQERSRTLGAHLHDRLGRLPGDLVREVRGRGLWAGVELHGKARPVSERLMELGVLAKETHETTLRLAPPLVIERDELDWALDQLEIALKG from the coding sequence ATGTCCGAGGACCACAGCGCGCACAACTACCACCCTCTCCCCATCGTGGTCGCCGAGGCCGACGGCGTCTGGCTGACCGACGCGGAGGGCCGCCGCTACCTGGACATGCTGGCCGCCTACTCCGCCGTCAACTTCGGGCACCGTAACCCGCGGCTGACCGAGGCGGCGCGCCGGCAGCTCGACCGCGTCACGCTGGTGAGCCGCGCGTTCGACCACGACCAGTTCGGCCCGTTCGTCACCGAGCTGGCCGAGCTGTGCGGCAAGGACATGGTGCTGCCGATGAACAGCGGCGCCGAGGCCGTCGAGACCGCCCTGAAGACGGCCCGCAAGTGGGGCTACGAGGTCAAGGGCGTCCCCGCGGGCGAGGCGAACATCATCGCGTTCGAGGGCAACTTCCACGGCCGCACGACCACCATCATCAGCTTCTCCACCGACCCCGACGCCCACGACTCCTACGGCCCCTACACGCCGGGCTTCCGGACCGTCCCGTACGGGGACGTCGAGGCGCTCAAGGCCGCGATGGACGCCAACACGGTCGGCGTGCTGATCGAGCCGATCCAGGGCGAGGCCGGCGTGAACGTCCCGCCGAGCGGGTTCCTGCGGGCCGTGCGCGAGCTGTGCACGGCGGGCGGCGCGCTGATGATCGCCGACGAGATCCAGTCGGGCCTCGGCCGCACCGGCACCACCTTCGCGGTCGAGCACGAGGACGTCGTGCCCGACGTCTACATCCTCGGCAAGGCCCTCGGCGGCGGCATCATGCCGGTGTCCGCGGTCGTCGCCGACCGGGACGTCCTCGGCGTGTTCAGGCCGGGCCAGCACGGCTCGACGTTCGGCGGCAACCCGCTCGCCTGCGCCATCGGCCGCGAGGTCATCGCGATCCTCAAGAGCGGCGAGTACCAGGAGCGCTCCCGGACGCTCGGCGCGCACCTGCACGACCGGCTCGGGCGGCTGCCCGGCGACCTCGTCCGCGAGGTGCGCGGCCGCGGCCTGTGGGCGGGCGTGGAGCTGCACGGCAAGGCCCGTCCGGTCAGCGAGCGGCTGATGGAGCTCGGCGTCCTCGCCAAGGAGACCCACGAGACCACGCTGCGCCTCGCTCCCCCGCTGGTCATCGAGCGCGACGAGCTCGACTGGGCGCTCGACCAGCTGGAGATCGCCCTCAAGGGCTGA
- a CDS encoding DUF6113 family protein codes for MDKDDQARVRLAKDGVPADAGAQDAEARASVAEPDAARPADAEPASEEGAGASALEPGDGEGPGDAFVSGAAYAALGILGGVFGVVGAFAQDWSVGPVPLVSIVLVALVFLMAWASGKAMGGRLGAFVPALVWGVVVFFLQLRRPEGDLVVSATLPGYLFVVGGMVAAVVGIMLVPPARPPGEWMLGRAGRSSRG; via the coding sequence GTGGACAAGGACGACCAGGCCCGGGTGCGGCTCGCCAAGGACGGCGTCCCGGCGGACGCCGGCGCGCAAGACGCCGAGGCCCGGGCGAGCGTCGCCGAGCCCGATGCCGCCCGGCCCGCCGACGCCGAGCCCGCGTCCGAGGAGGGCGCCGGCGCGTCGGCCCTGGAGCCGGGAGACGGCGAGGGGCCCGGTGACGCGTTCGTCTCCGGAGCCGCCTACGCGGCGCTCGGCATCCTCGGCGGGGTGTTCGGCGTGGTCGGCGCGTTCGCGCAGGACTGGTCCGTCGGCCCCGTCCCGCTCGTGTCGATCGTCCTGGTCGCGCTGGTCTTCCTGATGGCGTGGGCGTCGGGGAAGGCGATGGGCGGGCGGCTCGGCGCGTTCGTCCCCGCGCTGGTCTGGGGCGTCGTGGTGTTCTTCCTGCAGCTGCGCCGCCCCGAGGGCGATCTCGTGGTCTCGGCGACGCTGCCCGGCTATCTGTTCGTCGTCGGCGGCATGGTCGCCGCGGTGGTCGGGATCATGCTGGTGCCGCCGGCCCGCCCGCCGGGCGAATGGATGCTCGGCAGGGCGGGCCGTTCCTCTCGCGGTTAG